The Drosophila sechellia strain sech25 chromosome 2R, ASM438219v1, whole genome shotgun sequence nucleotide sequence ATCCTTAGTCAGTCTGGGGTTATAACGCTTCTCCTCCCACACACTGCTTTCCATTTGACCTCTGGAAATGGCCGTCAATAGATATATATCACATAACTTTCCAGATCCCACTCACTTATAGTCGTGCGCCGGATATATGCGGAAGTTCTCCGGGAGAGTGAAGATCTTGCTGTGCACATTCTCGTAGAGATTACGTGGGCAGCCTTCCTGGAAATCGGTGCGTCCACAGCCTCGGATCAGGAGAGTATCTCCGGTAAAGACACAACCCTGATCCTTGATCACATAGGTCATGCAGCCATTTGTGTGTCCCGGAGTGGCCAGAGCATCAATCACATGGGTGCCGAAATCTATGCGATCCCCCTCCTTCAGGTGGCGATCCGCCTTGGCTCCACTGGCGGCAGCAATCACAGATTGACACCCAGTTAGCTTCCTCAACCAGCCACTGCCCGTTATGTGATCCgcatgcatgtgtgtgttgaCTTGGGGAATGGGGAAATATTGTAGTGCCATGGTGAAATTATTATCCAATCATCTATCCATAGATAGAGATCTCTCTGACTTACTGGCATACTTCAGCTCAAAGCCCAGATCCTTGACCAGCTGGGCATCTCGTTTCGCCTGCTCCAAAACGGGATCAATGATCACGGCCTGCCCATTCTTCAGATCGGCCAGAAGGTAACTATAGGTGCTGCTTTCTCCGTCAAAAAGCTGAATGAAGGCTTGTCACTAGAATATTTCAACGTAGTTCATCCGATTACGTACTTGACGGAAGAAGAAGTCTGGAGAAAAGGGCTGGCGCTCCGGCAGGCTCATGGTTCCAAACGAGCTCAGGGACCGGATGTTACTGACCAAGGTGGGGGGTTGGTTCGTTGATAGCCGCTTGAGGGCTGACAGCATACTGGATCCAACTATTCTCATTTTGGACTCGTATTTCTATCTGATTGAGGTTCGTCTACGCGATAGGTACGCTTCGGGTGTAATTGTTTGCCTCGTGTAGATTTCTATTTACCCCTTAAATGCGATAGtcgattattgttgttgcactTTCTTATTCCTAGTTAATCACTATTGAGCTGACTTATGGCACCTGATAAAGTTcctaatttaataaattactGATAATTGagcactttttttttgttgcgaTTACAGTCTTTTGATTATCACAAAATTTACACTTGATCAGAGGTAAAGCATATCACTCGCGAAATGgtatttgtaaacaaataaagGAGCATTCCGTACAAATTACTTAGTAATAAACACAGTTTGCAGAACacagaaaaatgaaaacatcACGGCACATCAGCTGAAGTGTTGAGTTCAACTGTGTTGAATTAGGGTGTGTAGCGG carries:
- the LOC116800439 gene encoding persulfide dioxygenase ETHE1, mitochondrial; the protein is MRIVGSSMLSALKRLSTNQPPTLVSNIRSLSSFGTMSLPERQPFSPDFFFRQLFDGESSTYSYLLADLKNGQAVIIDPVLEQAKRDAQLVKDLGFELKYAINTHMHADHITGSGWLRKLTGCQSVIAAASGAKADRHLKEGDRIDFGTHVIDALATPGHTNGCMTYVIKDQGCVFTGDTLLIRGCGRTDFQEGCPRNLYENVHSKIFTLPENFRIYPAHDYKGQMESSVWEEKRYNPRLTKDIDEFVKIMENLNLPYPKKIDASLPANRECGVYDIPKE